From the genome of Bordetella sp. H567, one region includes:
- a CDS encoding glycosyltransferase family 9 protein: MPIPSGDMPPYDKARALSDLRGAGRVALLMAPRLGDTLLMMTLAQNLAVHGRQVTVFGDYVHALREWFPTMDVRPSLPQAQARDTLAAFDCVGQMHIGWPYTLHDCHDRYFYYDAHVVVTGRGFVKLFQIRDFCRDELSLPGATTDNALQPLNRAAHRSSPGRIVLHPTSTEALRCWAPQHFEALGLRLLKDGYEPNFLVAPHERAEWTFLRDAGLKVPELASLSDVATLIHASGWFIGNESGLGHLASNLGVPTLSVTGRPTRTKAWRPAWATSRIVYPAYIPGGRWRDRLWRHWLSPRSVMWAFRRLQQDDRRNPVVPPWTAA; encoded by the coding sequence ATGCCCATACCATCCGGCGACATGCCCCCGTACGACAAGGCCCGAGCGCTCAGCGACTTGCGCGGCGCCGGCCGTGTCGCGCTGCTGATGGCGCCCCGGCTTGGCGACACCCTGCTCATGATGACGCTGGCCCAGAACCTGGCCGTGCATGGGCGGCAGGTGACGGTGTTTGGCGACTATGTCCATGCGCTACGCGAATGGTTTCCGACCATGGACGTGCGGCCGTCCTTGCCTCAAGCCCAAGCCCGCGACACGCTGGCCGCCTTCGACTGCGTCGGCCAGATGCACATCGGCTGGCCGTATACCCTGCACGATTGCCACGACCGCTATTTTTATTACGACGCCCATGTGGTCGTGACCGGGCGTGGCTTCGTCAAGCTGTTCCAGATCCGCGATTTCTGCCGGGATGAGCTGTCCTTGCCTGGCGCCACCACGGACAACGCCCTGCAGCCGCTGAATCGGGCCGCGCATCGGTCCAGCCCCGGACGCATCGTTCTGCATCCCACCTCGACGGAGGCGCTGCGCTGTTGGGCGCCGCAGCACTTCGAGGCGCTGGGCTTGCGGCTGCTCAAAGACGGATACGAACCCAATTTCCTGGTGGCGCCACACGAGCGCGCGGAGTGGACCTTCCTGCGGGATGCCGGCCTGAAGGTACCGGAACTGGCATCGCTCTCGGACGTCGCGACGCTGATCCATGCATCCGGGTGGTTCATCGGCAATGAATCCGGCCTTGGACACCTGGCGTCCAACCTCGGTGTGCCCACGTTGTCGGTTACCGGGCGTCCTACCCGGACCAAGGCGTGGCGTCCGGCCTGGGCGACCTCGCGCATCGTCTATCCCGCCTATATCCCCGGCGGCCGCTGGCGCGATCGCCTTTGGCGGCACTGGCTGTCTCCGCGCAGCGTCATGTGGGCATTCCGCCGCCTGCAGCAGGACGATCGCCGCAATCCCGTCGTGCCTCCGTGGACCGCCGCGTGA